The following proteins come from a genomic window of Microbacterium lemovicicum:
- a CDS encoding isochorismatase family protein, with product MSTLEGRDRTALLVVDVQNDVMAEADDAEAVVGRIAGLVDRARAQDVPVVWVQHSDEGLVHGGDGWQIVPALVPADGDPRVEKLHGDSFEGTDLEGVLAGLGVGRLVVAGAESDACIRSTIHGAFARGYDTILVGDAHTSGDKTAWGAPTPAQVAAHMNLYWSFQSAPGKTAGVVEADDVVFG from the coding sequence ATGTCGACACTCGAGGGCAGGGACAGGACCGCGCTGCTGGTGGTCGATGTGCAGAACGACGTGATGGCCGAGGCCGATGACGCCGAGGCCGTCGTCGGGCGGATCGCCGGGCTCGTCGACAGGGCTCGCGCGCAGGACGTGCCGGTGGTGTGGGTGCAGCACTCCGACGAGGGACTCGTGCACGGCGGTGACGGCTGGCAGATCGTGCCCGCCCTCGTTCCGGCCGACGGCGACCCGCGTGTGGAGAAGCTGCACGGCGATTCTTTCGAGGGAACCGACCTCGAGGGGGTGCTGGCGGGCCTGGGCGTCGGCCGGCTGGTGGTCGCCGGTGCGGAGAGCGACGCGTGCATCCGCTCCACGATCCACGGCGCCTTCGCCCGCGGCTACGACACGATCCTCGTGGGCGACGCGCACACGAGCGGCGACAAGACGGCCTGGGGTGCGCCGACGCCCGCGCAGGTCGCCGCCCACATGAATCTGTACTGGAGCTTCCAGAGCGCGCCGGGCAAGACGGCCGGGGTCGTGGAGGCCGACGACGTCGTGTTCGGCTGA
- a CDS encoding M13 family metallopeptidase codes for MTDTLPPGLALDDLSAEIRPQDDLFRHVNGQWLERTAIPEDKARWGSFHLIAEQAEKDVRAIIEESQGAEPGTETRKIGDLYTSFADTAAIEERGATPLEPSLAAADAVTDIPSFLRTVGALERDGVSGLIDLYVEPDPGDPTRYVPFVIQGGLSLPDESYYRLDNFAETREAYTAHIARILGLAGVDDPEGQARRIFALETEIASHHWDNVRSRDAVATYNLTTWAEVQALVGVDLQPWREAVGASHADAFEEVVVYQPSFFEALGGLLSDERIEDWKAWLRFKIVHSAAAFLSEAFVDENFSFYGTQLTGVPVNRDRWKRGVGLVEAALGEAVGRVYVERHFPPAAKEAMDELVANLIEAYRRSIRSLEWMTPETRERALAKLDAFTPKIGYPAKWKDYSTLEIDASDVVGNVRRSHVWEHDRQLGKVGQPIDRDEWFMTPQTVNAYYNPLMNEIVFPAAILQYPFFDADRDAAANYGGIGAVIGHEVGHGFDDQGSRFDGDGSLRDWWTDEDRSAFEERTSVLIAQYDELVPRGLDPENHVNGALTIGENIGDLGGLGIALKAYELSLDGQDAPVIDGYTGVQRLLLSWAQVWQQKGRDAETIRLLTIDPHSPNEFRCNQIVRNVDAFYDAFEVTSADALWLDEDKRVTIW; via the coding sequence ATGACCGACACCCTTCCCCCCGGGCTGGCCCTGGACGACCTCAGTGCCGAGATCCGCCCGCAGGACGACCTCTTCCGTCACGTCAACGGGCAGTGGCTCGAGCGCACGGCGATACCCGAGGACAAGGCCCGCTGGGGCTCGTTCCACCTGATCGCCGAGCAGGCCGAGAAGGACGTCCGCGCGATCATCGAGGAGTCGCAGGGCGCAGAGCCCGGCACCGAGACCCGCAAGATCGGCGACCTCTACACGAGCTTCGCCGACACCGCGGCCATCGAGGAGCGCGGCGCGACGCCGCTCGAGCCGAGCCTGGCCGCCGCCGACGCGGTGACCGACATCCCCTCCTTCCTCCGCACCGTCGGCGCGCTCGAGCGCGACGGCGTGAGCGGGCTCATCGACCTCTACGTCGAGCCCGACCCGGGCGACCCGACGCGGTACGTTCCGTTCGTCATCCAGGGCGGCCTCTCGCTGCCCGACGAGAGCTACTACCGCCTCGACAACTTCGCCGAGACCCGCGAGGCGTACACGGCGCACATCGCCCGCATCCTGGGCCTCGCCGGTGTCGACGACCCCGAGGGGCAGGCGCGGCGCATCTTCGCGCTCGAGACGGAGATCGCCTCGCACCACTGGGACAACGTCCGCAGCCGCGACGCCGTCGCCACCTACAACCTCACGACGTGGGCCGAGGTGCAGGCGCTCGTCGGCGTCGACCTGCAGCCGTGGCGCGAGGCCGTCGGCGCCTCGCACGCCGACGCGTTCGAGGAGGTCGTGGTCTATCAGCCCAGCTTCTTCGAGGCCCTCGGCGGACTGCTCAGCGACGAGCGCATCGAGGACTGGAAGGCGTGGCTGCGCTTCAAGATCGTGCACTCCGCCGCCGCATTCCTGTCGGAGGCCTTCGTCGACGAGAACTTCTCGTTCTACGGCACGCAGCTCACCGGCGTGCCGGTCAACCGCGACCGCTGGAAGCGCGGCGTGGGGCTCGTCGAGGCGGCGCTGGGCGAGGCCGTCGGCCGCGTCTACGTCGAGCGTCACTTCCCGCCGGCCGCGAAGGAGGCGATGGACGAGCTGGTCGCCAACCTCATCGAGGCGTATCGCCGCAGCATCCGCTCGCTCGAGTGGATGACCCCCGAGACGCGCGAGCGCGCGCTGGCCAAGCTCGACGCGTTCACGCCGAAGATCGGCTACCCGGCGAAGTGGAAGGACTACTCCACCCTCGAGATCGACGCGTCCGACGTCGTGGGCAACGTCCGCCGCTCGCACGTCTGGGAGCACGACCGTCAGCTCGGCAAGGTCGGGCAGCCGATCGACCGCGACGAGTGGTTCATGACCCCCCAGACGGTCAACGCGTACTACAACCCGCTGATGAACGAGATCGTGTTCCCGGCGGCGATCCTGCAGTACCCGTTCTTCGACGCCGATCGGGATGCCGCGGCCAACTACGGCGGCATCGGAGCGGTCATCGGGCACGAGGTCGGCCACGGCTTCGACGACCAGGGCAGCCGCTTCGACGGCGACGGGTCGCTGCGGGACTGGTGGACCGATGAGGACCGCTCCGCCTTCGAGGAGCGCACCTCGGTGCTCATCGCACAGTACGACGAGCTGGTGCCGCGCGGGCTCGACCCGGAGAACCACGTCAACGGCGCCCTCACGATCGGCGAGAACATCGGCGACCTCGGAGGACTGGGCATCGCGCTCAAGGCCTACGAGCTGTCGCTCGACGGACAGGACGCCCCGGTCATCGACGGCTACACCGGCGTGCAGCGCCTGCTGCTCAGCTGGGCGCAGGTCTGGCAGCAGAAGGGCCGGGATGCCGAGACGATCCGTCTGCTGACGATCGACCCGCACTCGCCCAACGAGTTCCGCTGCAACCAGATCGTGCGCAACGTCGACGCGTTCTACGACGCCTTCGAGGTGACGTCCGCCGACGCGCTGTGGCTCGACGAGGACAAGCGCGTCACCATCTGGTGA
- the ligM gene encoding vanillate/3-O-methylgallate O-demethylase → MAPKNLQEVIDAAGSPVELLRNSQIGSYIYPVVPADFQNWIKEQKAWRDTAVLYDQSHHMDNVFLSGSDAIKLISDTAINSVANFALNKAKQYVPTTASGHVIGDGILFREGEDEYTYVGRAPASNWLMFHGETGGYSNLDITVDRRSPSRPYGHAVTRQYYRFQIQGPNAWSVIEKLNGGSLEQLKFFNMSTMTIDGTTVKTLRHGMAGAPGLEIWGPYEDHDRIWTAIVEAGAEFGLLPVGSRAYPSNTLESGWIPSPLPAIYTGEAERAYREWLPADGYEATGTLAGSFVSENIEDYYLTPWELGYGSFVKFDHDFIGRDALEKIDPASQRKKVTLAWDAEDLGKVWTSLLNVDGPNYKFFDLPLANYGSANYDAVVDADGTVVGYSMFTGYSANERRGLSLATVDPSVPEGTELKVVWGEPNGGTKKASVEPHEQTEVRAVVSPVPYSTVARATYQGGWRTGYESA, encoded by the coding sequence GTGGCACCCAAGAATCTGCAGGAAGTCATCGACGCGGCCGGAAGCCCCGTCGAGCTGCTGCGCAACTCCCAGATCGGCTCCTACATCTACCCCGTCGTGCCGGCGGACTTCCAGAACTGGATCAAGGAGCAGAAGGCGTGGCGCGACACCGCCGTGCTCTACGACCAGTCGCACCACATGGACAACGTGTTCCTCAGCGGCTCCGACGCCATCAAGCTGATCTCCGACACGGCCATCAACTCGGTCGCCAACTTCGCCCTGAACAAGGCCAAGCAGTACGTGCCGACCACCGCGTCGGGTCACGTCATCGGCGACGGCATCCTCTTCCGCGAGGGCGAGGACGAATACACCTACGTCGGCCGTGCGCCCGCGTCGAACTGGCTCATGTTCCACGGCGAGACCGGCGGCTACAGCAACCTCGACATCACCGTCGACCGTCGCTCGCCCTCGCGCCCCTACGGTCACGCCGTCACCCGCCAGTACTACCGCTTCCAGATCCAGGGCCCCAACGCCTGGTCGGTCATCGAGAAGCTGAACGGCGGCTCGCTCGAGCAGCTCAAGTTCTTCAACATGTCGACGATGACCATCGACGGCACGACCGTCAAGACGCTGCGCCACGGCATGGCGGGCGCTCCGGGCCTCGAGATCTGGGGCCCCTACGAGGACCACGACCGCATCTGGACCGCCATCGTGGAGGCGGGTGCCGAGTTCGGCCTGCTGCCCGTCGGCTCGCGCGCCTACCCGTCCAACACGCTGGAGTCGGGCTGGATCCCCTCGCCGCTCCCCGCCATCTACACCGGCGAGGCGGAGCGTGCCTACCGCGAGTGGCTGCCCGCCGACGGCTACGAGGCGACCGGCACGCTGGCCGGGTCGTTCGTCTCGGAGAACATCGAGGACTACTACCTGACGCCGTGGGAGCTCGGCTACGGCTCGTTCGTGAAGTTCGACCACGACTTCATCGGCCGTGACGCGCTCGAGAAGATCGACCCGGCCTCGCAGCGCAAGAAGGTCACGCTCGCGTGGGACGCCGAAGACCTCGGCAAGGTGTGGACGTCGCTGCTGAACGTCGACGGCCCCAACTACAAGTTCTTCGACCTGCCGCTGGCCAACTACGGCTCGGCGAACTACGACGCCGTCGTGGATGCGGACGGCACCGTCGTCGGCTACTCGATGTTCACCGGCTACAGCGCCAACGAGCGCCGCGGCCTGTCGCTCGCCACCGTCGACCCGAGCGTGCCCGAGGGCACGGAGCTCAAGGTCGTCTGGGGCGAGCCGAACGGCGGCACGAAGAAGGCCAGCGTCGAGCCCCACGAGCAGACCGAGGTCCGCGCCGTGGTCAGCCCGGTGCCGTACTCCACCGTCGCCCGCGCCACCTACCAGGGCGGCTGGCGCACCGGCTACGAGTCGGCCTGA
- a CDS encoding transketolase, translating to MSDTAALTTQRPSVAELEELAYELRAKLLQLCGTYEGAVHIGGDLSAADIFTALYQYGLSVDPTDIRNPTRDRFVLSKGHAAVCMYIAMAIRGFFSYDGIVDTYGQLDSAYGMHPCKVQLPGVECSTGSLGHGLPLAVGMALSARGRGESHRVVCLLGDGETGEGSVWEAAMAARSNELGNLVAFVDRNRQLMTSFAEERVVFEPYPDKWAAFGWNVVQVDGHDMAQLVAAIDALPATDSDRPTVVICETVKGKGVDFMEANLAWHAGSLGAADLERAMASLDASRQKESV from the coding sequence ATGAGCGACACCGCTGCCCTGACCACCCAGCGACCGAGCGTCGCGGAGCTCGAGGAGCTGGCCTACGAGCTGCGCGCCAAGCTCCTGCAGCTCTGCGGCACCTACGAGGGCGCCGTGCACATCGGCGGTGACCTGTCGGCCGCCGACATCTTCACGGCGCTGTACCAGTACGGCCTCAGCGTCGACCCGACCGACATCCGCAACCCCACCCGCGACCGCTTCGTGCTGAGCAAGGGCCACGCCGCCGTGTGCATGTACATCGCGATGGCCATCCGGGGATTCTTCTCCTACGACGGCATCGTCGACACCTACGGTCAGCTCGACAGCGCCTACGGCATGCACCCGTGCAAGGTGCAGCTCCCCGGCGTCGAGTGCTCCACGGGCTCGCTCGGCCACGGCCTTCCGCTGGCCGTGGGCATGGCGCTCAGCGCCCGCGGTCGCGGCGAGTCGCACCGCGTCGTCTGCCTGCTCGGCGACGGCGAGACCGGTGAGGGGTCCGTCTGGGAGGCGGCGATGGCCGCCCGCAGCAACGAGCTCGGCAACCTGGTCGCCTTCGTCGACCGCAACCGTCAGCTGATGACGAGCTTCGCCGAGGAGCGGGTCGTCTTCGAGCCGTACCCCGACAAGTGGGCCGCCTTCGGCTGGAACGTGGTGCAGGTCGACGGCCACGACATGGCGCAGCTCGTCGCCGCGATCGACGCGCTGCCGGCCACCGACAGCGACCGGCCCACGGTCGTCATCTGCGAGACCGTCAAGGGCAAGGGCGTCGACTTCATGGAGGCCAACCTCGCCTGGCACGCCGGCTCGCTGGGTGCCGCCGATCTCGAACGGGCGATGGCCTCGCTCGACGCATCCCGCCAGAAGGAGTCCGTCTGA
- a CDS encoding serine hydrolase, with amino-acid sequence MRGTRGGGRRSPRRAAAGRRSFTSTLKALDALAASGARISVRIDDLDRGTEVLAGDDFETLPIAGMGVVPLLIEVAAAFEAGTLEPFEIVERSSVDAVAVSGVWQHLAAPALPLVDLALLAASTGDALAANALLERVGLPAVRARIEALGMTQLALLDRFRDARGLDDAPHVALGSARELAAMFAALVNTTAVSAGVSAQVSEWLSRGHDLSLVASATGLDPFAHESDQHGLLFVNKTGRDAGVRVEAGVLAGPRAGVAYALIVCFDDLSIAHRLRAHDAFRVLGTDLMEYVF; translated from the coding sequence CTGCGCGGCACCCGCGGAGGCGGACGCCGGTCACCGCGGCGCGCGGCCGCGGGCCGGCGCTCCTTCACCTCGACGCTGAAGGCCCTCGACGCGCTCGCCGCGTCGGGCGCGCGCATCTCGGTGCGCATCGACGACCTCGACCGGGGCACCGAGGTGCTGGCCGGTGACGACTTCGAGACGCTGCCGATCGCCGGCATGGGCGTGGTGCCGCTTCTCATCGAGGTCGCGGCGGCCTTCGAGGCCGGCACGCTCGAGCCGTTCGAGATCGTCGAGCGCTCCTCGGTCGATGCCGTGGCCGTCTCCGGCGTGTGGCAGCATCTCGCCGCGCCGGCGCTGCCGCTCGTCGACCTGGCGCTGCTGGCGGCGTCGACGGGCGACGCCCTCGCGGCGAACGCGCTGCTCGAGCGCGTGGGGCTCCCCGCCGTGCGGGCGCGCATCGAGGCGCTCGGCATGACGCAGCTCGCGCTGCTCGACCGCTTCCGCGACGCGCGCGGCCTCGACGACGCCCCGCACGTCGCGCTCGGCTCCGCGCGCGAGCTGGCCGCGATGTTCGCCGCGCTGGTGAACACCACGGCCGTATCGGCCGGGGTGAGCGCCCAGGTGTCGGAGTGGCTGAGCCGCGGGCACGACCTCTCGCTCGTCGCCTCGGCCACAGGCCTCGACCCGTTCGCCCACGAGAGCGACCAGCACGGGCTCCTGTTCGTGAACAAGACGGGGCGGGACGCGGGGGTGCGCGTCGAGGCGGGTGTGCTGGCAGGGCCCAGGGCCGGTGTCGCCTACGCGCTCATCGTCTGCTTCGACGACCTCTCCATCGCGCACCGGCTCCGCGCGCACGACGCCTTCCGCGTGCTGGGGACCGACCTCATGGAGTACGTCTTCTAG
- a CDS encoding acyl-CoA thioesterase: protein MSTAAPDVAAAGPARARDDRITLRFLTTPADTAAGGRSVAAGSVMEWIDKAGYACAVGWSAAYCVTAYVGNVRHRRPIAPGSLIEVQARLVHTGRSSMHVVVTVSSADVDTRVYTPATTCILIFVAKDADGRAQQVPSWEPRTRSDRVLAEGALLRIPARTEIKRLMREEEYTDATAAPRSILRFLVPPGVVNWGGKAHGGTVMRWIDESAYACAVGWMGKDPLADHAVAVYSGGIHFFAPVRIGDIVEVDSRLIHTSDRSMHVSTRVLTADPRSPHERTLTTLCLSVFAVPGEGGVALPVPFWEPVEAEDRRLNAHAREIIRLREDIVPIAASISLEP from the coding sequence GTGAGCACCGCCGCCCCCGACGTCGCCGCAGCCGGTCCCGCGCGAGCACGCGACGACCGCATCACGCTGCGCTTCCTGACGACACCGGCCGACACCGCGGCGGGAGGCCGCTCGGTCGCGGCCGGCAGCGTCATGGAGTGGATCGACAAGGCGGGCTACGCCTGCGCCGTGGGCTGGTCGGCGGCCTACTGCGTCACCGCCTACGTCGGAAACGTGCGCCACCGCCGGCCGATCGCGCCCGGCAGCCTGATCGAGGTGCAGGCGCGTCTCGTGCACACCGGCCGTTCGAGCATGCACGTGGTGGTGACGGTGTCGTCCGCCGACGTCGACACCCGCGTCTACACGCCGGCCACGACCTGCATCCTCATCTTCGTCGCGAAGGATGCCGACGGCCGGGCGCAGCAGGTGCCCTCGTGGGAGCCGCGCACCCGCTCCGACCGGGTGCTGGCCGAGGGAGCGCTGCTGCGCATCCCCGCGCGCACCGAGATCAAGCGGCTCATGCGGGAGGAGGAGTACACGGATGCCACGGCCGCGCCCCGCAGCATCCTGCGCTTCCTCGTCCCGCCCGGGGTCGTGAACTGGGGCGGCAAGGCCCACGGCGGCACGGTGATGCGCTGGATCGACGAGAGCGCCTACGCGTGCGCCGTCGGCTGGATGGGGAAGGACCCGCTCGCCGACCACGCCGTGGCGGTGTACTCCGGCGGCATCCACTTCTTCGCGCCGGTGCGCATCGGCGACATCGTCGAGGTCGACAGCCGGCTCATCCACACGAGCGACCGCAGCATGCACGTGAGCACGCGCGTGCTGACGGCCGATCCCCGGTCTCCACACGAGCGCACGCTCACCACCCTCTGCCTGAGCGTGTTCGCCGTGCCGGGGGAGGGCGGCGTCGCTCTTCCGGTGCCCTTCTGGGAGCCCGTCGAGGCGGAGGACCGGCGGCTCAACGCGCACGCCCGCGAGATCATCAGGCTGCGCGAGGACATCGTGCCGATCGCGGCGTCGATCTCGCTGGAGCCCTGA
- a CDS encoding MarR family winged helix-turn-helix transcriptional regulator encodes MAHTTAGGDAGRADVVTEPLPDTIDPDHFTPRLLALVSNALVWRESHELRRRYGLGTNDWRVISTLAVNPGMAATDIAAYAALNKAVVSKSVATLLERRLIVLSDGPRGSRPMYLTRAGAEMHDLMLPISLRGQEIVLSHLDGDEIARLNDLLQRLLDETRALMTLESEALVDGNADS; translated from the coding sequence ATGGCGCACACGACGGCCGGCGGCGACGCCGGCAGAGCAGACGTGGTCACGGAGCCGCTGCCCGACACCATCGACCCGGACCACTTCACGCCCCGGCTCCTCGCGCTCGTCTCCAACGCGCTGGTCTGGCGCGAGTCGCACGAGCTGCGGCGCCGATACGGCCTGGGAACGAACGACTGGCGCGTGATCTCCACCCTCGCGGTGAACCCGGGGATGGCCGCGACCGACATCGCCGCCTACGCCGCGCTGAACAAGGCGGTCGTGTCCAAGAGCGTGGCGACGCTGCTCGAGCGCCGGCTGATCGTGCTCTCCGACGGACCCCGTGGATCGCGGCCGATGTACCTGACCAGGGCGGGCGCCGAGATGCACGACCTCATGCTCCCGATCTCGCTGCGCGGGCAGGAGATCGTGCTCTCCCACCTCGACGGCGACGAGATCGCCCGCCTGAACGACCTCCTCCAGCGCCTCCTCGACGAGACGCGCGCGCTCATGACGCTGGAGAGCGAGGCCCTGGTCGACGGGAACGCCGACTCCTGA
- the purU gene encoding formyltetrahydrofolate deformylase, which yields MTVHTSALADHACLIVHGPDRPGIVAAVTALIARNGGNITTLDQYSSNADGGEYFQRVVFHRPDLAAAMPVIEEDLTATVTPLGLEWTLTDQSIPKRMAILASTSDHCLLELLWRHRRGELPVTIPMVISNHTNTAEDVRSFGIPFFHVPSQGPDKSEAEAKILDLLRGNVDFVVLARYMQIISEDFLDAVGVPVINIHHSFLPAFIGAAPYRKAKERGVKLIGATSHYVTKDLDEGPIIEQDVARVDHSMSAADLQARGAYVERAVLSRAVQWHAQDRIIRDGNQTIVFS from the coding sequence ATGACCGTGCACACCTCTGCGCTCGCCGATCACGCCTGCCTGATCGTCCACGGCCCCGACCGCCCCGGAATCGTGGCGGCGGTCACGGCCCTGATCGCCCGCAACGGCGGCAACATCACCACGCTCGACCAGTACTCCTCCAACGCCGACGGCGGCGAGTACTTCCAGCGCGTGGTCTTCCACCGCCCCGACCTGGCCGCCGCGATGCCGGTGATCGAGGAGGACCTGACCGCGACGGTGACGCCGCTGGGCCTCGAATGGACGCTGACGGATCAGTCGATCCCGAAGCGGATGGCGATCCTCGCGTCCACGTCGGACCACTGCCTGCTCGAGCTGCTGTGGCGCCACCGCCGCGGCGAGCTGCCCGTGACCATCCCGATGGTCATCAGCAACCACACCAACACCGCCGAGGACGTCCGCTCGTTCGGGATCCCCTTCTTCCACGTCCCCTCGCAGGGGCCGGACAAGTCGGAGGCGGAGGCGAAGATCCTCGACCTGCTGCGCGGCAACGTCGATTTCGTCGTCCTCGCCCGGTACATGCAGATCATCTCGGAGGACTTCCTCGACGCCGTCGGGGTGCCGGTGATCAACATCCACCACTCCTTCCTCCCTGCCTTCATCGGCGCGGCGCCCTACCGCAAGGCGAAGGAGCGCGGCGTGAAGCTCATCGGCGCGACCTCCCACTACGTCACCAAGGACCTCGACGAGGGCCCGATCATCGAGCAGGACGTCGCCCGCGTCGACCACTCGATGAGCGCGGCCGACCTCCAGGCCCGCGGCGCCTACGTCGAGCGCGCCGTCCTGTCCCGTGCCGTGCAGTGGCACGCCCAGGACCGGATCATCCGCGACGGCAACCAGACCATCGTCTTCTCCTGA
- a CDS encoding methylenetetrahydrofolate reductase — protein MAHTTSTRNAAAERELVSGFSLEMTGKDVPGLIEAKDSIPQGTKINVTFLGNEDLEMRVAASKAVRDMGFIPVPHISARRLSSQAQLEEFLSRLQDVDATESVFVVGGDPAVPEGPYEGAYDVIRTGILADYGVKEVSIAGYPEGHPDISDEVLWRSLDEKAVSLREQNIGTTVLTQFSFDTDPVMTWIDQVRARGIDSTIRIGTPGPAGIKRLLGFARRFGIGANAMIVKKYGFSLTNLMGTAGPDRFVSDLASLVSEDPAAGKVSLHFYTFGGLLATSEWARDYLGAQS, from the coding sequence ATGGCACACACCACGTCTACGCGGAATGCCGCGGCGGAACGCGAGCTCGTCAGCGGCTTCTCGCTCGAGATGACGGGCAAGGACGTCCCCGGCCTCATCGAGGCGAAGGACTCCATCCCCCAGGGGACCAAGATCAACGTGACCTTCCTCGGCAATGAGGACCTCGAGATGCGGGTCGCGGCATCGAAGGCCGTGCGCGACATGGGCTTCATCCCGGTGCCGCACATCTCCGCCCGCCGCCTCTCCTCGCAGGCGCAGCTGGAGGAGTTCCTCTCCCGGCTGCAGGACGTCGACGCCACCGAGAGCGTCTTCGTGGTCGGCGGCGACCCCGCCGTGCCCGAGGGCCCGTACGAGGGCGCGTACGACGTGATCCGCACCGGGATCCTCGCCGACTACGGCGTCAAGGAGGTCAGCATCGCGGGCTACCCCGAGGGGCACCCCGACATCTCCGACGAGGTGCTCTGGCGCTCGCTCGACGAGAAGGCCGTCTCCCTGCGCGAGCAGAACATCGGCACGACGGTGCTGACGCAGTTCTCCTTCGACACCGACCCGGTCATGACCTGGATCGACCAGGTGCGCGCCCGCGGCATCGACTCCACCATCCGCATCGGCACCCCCGGACCGGCCGGCATCAAGCGCCTGCTGGGCTTCGCCCGCCGCTTCGGCATCGGCGCGAACGCGATGATCGTGAAGAAGTACGGCTTCTCCCTCACGAACCTGATGGGCACCGCCGGACCCGACCGCTTCGTCAGCGATCTCGCCTCCCTCGTGTCGGAGGACCCCGCCGCCGGCAAGGTCAGCCTGCACTTCTATACGTTCGGCGGACTGCTGGCAACATCGGAGTGGGCGCGGGACTACCTCGGCGCCCAGTCCTGA
- a CDS encoding PadR family transcriptional regulator, with product MSLRNALLAILRVGALSGYDLQKQFSLSVGHVWHAPDSQIYPELRKMESEGLIEGEEQARGERGTRRVYHVTPAGDAAFLAWMSSPLEYARVRDPAHLRAAYLETTTPEAARAFLVGHIEHHEELREQWEIELRRIDARENPMLMRRLAQTPAEEQDRTVAFKRFAYEGLVERARGEIEWARRGLALIDSLDGPA from the coding sequence ATGAGCCTGCGCAACGCGCTGCTGGCGATCCTGCGCGTCGGGGCGCTGTCGGGGTACGACCTGCAGAAGCAGTTCTCCCTGTCGGTGGGCCACGTGTGGCACGCGCCCGACTCCCAGATCTACCCCGAGCTGCGCAAGATGGAGTCCGAGGGGCTCATCGAGGGCGAGGAGCAGGCCCGCGGTGAGCGCGGCACCCGCCGGGTCTACCACGTGACCCCCGCCGGCGACGCGGCCTTCCTGGCGTGGATGTCGTCGCCGCTCGAGTACGCCCGGGTGCGCGACCCCGCGCATCTGCGCGCCGCGTACCTCGAGACGACGACGCCGGAGGCGGCACGGGCGTTCCTCGTCGGGCACATCGAGCACCACGAGGAGCTGCGCGAGCAGTGGGAGATCGAGCTGCGCCGCATCGACGCACGGGAGAACCCGATGCTCATGCGCCGCCTCGCCCAGACCCCCGCCGAGGAGCAGGACCGCACGGTCGCCTTCAAGCGCTTCGCCTATGAGGGCCTCGTGGAGCGTGCGCGCGGCGAGATCGAGTGGGCGCGCCGCGGTCTCGCGCTCATCGACAGCCTCGACGGACCGGCGTAG